In one window of Leptospira sp. GIMC2001 DNA:
- a CDS encoding Hsp33 family molecular chaperone HslO, with product MSDSFITGILPNSQFRLSIVDCSEVCSHLIRIHDLDPRMSNFLSKTMMGAFFIAKMVKEDQRISIQWKDEYKQSVLAYSNRQGAMKGVAYPGPLESGDIRNDFILGTGILKVIRWDPDHEFYQSFTNLVEDSFEVNFAKYITESEQTLSLVFMNTSEIKFGEYQVKGIFLQALPDATEASREFIFKQAENELKKDSIFDLEIEEIRKELSIIFRENCDILDTGSPHFQCDCSYNKIAEVLVSLGEKEVQEILTEQGKIEVECEFCKSIYEFDDSKVHRLFPN from the coding sequence ATGTCTGATTCTTTTATTACAGGTATTCTTCCAAATTCACAATTTCGCTTATCAATCGTTGATTGTTCTGAAGTATGTTCCCATTTAATTCGCATTCATGATCTAGATCCTCGAATGTCCAATTTTCTTTCCAAAACTATGATGGGCGCATTTTTCATAGCAAAAATGGTTAAGGAAGATCAGCGGATCAGTATTCAGTGGAAGGACGAGTATAAACAATCTGTACTTGCATACTCGAATAGACAAGGTGCAATGAAGGGAGTAGCATATCCTGGCCCTTTAGAATCTGGTGATATAAGAAATGATTTCATTCTCGGAACAGGTATTCTTAAAGTGATTCGTTGGGATCCAGATCATGAATTTTATCAAAGCTTTACAAATCTTGTGGAAGATAGCTTTGAAGTAAATTTTGCAAAATATATAACAGAATCGGAACAGACATTGAGTTTGGTATTTATGAATACATCCGAAATAAAATTCGGAGAATACCAAGTAAAAGGAATTTTTCTACAAGCACTTCCAGATGCGACAGAAGCTTCAAGGGAATTTATTTTCAAGCAAGCTGAGAATGAATTGAAAAAAGATTCAATTTTTGATTTAGAAATAGAAGAAATTCGAAAAGAGTTATCCATTATTTTTCGTGAAAATTGCGATATTTTAGATACAGGGAGTCCACATTTTCAATGCGATTGTTCTTACAATAAAATCGCCGAAGTTCTAGTGAGCCTTGGCGAGAAAGAAGTTCAGGAAATTCTCACAGAACAAGGTAAAATTGAAGTGGAATGCGAATTTTGCAAAAGCATTTATGAATTTGACGATAGCAAAGTACATAGGCTGTTTCCAAATTGA
- the tsaB gene encoding tRNA (adenosine(37)-N6)-threonylcarbamoyltransferase complex dimerization subunit type 1 TsaB has product MKFIYWDTTTEWIVIEIWEEIDGNHNLLYESKNFSPRAASHSLILDIQTALRACQISQPDFIVVATGPGSFTGIRIAVSAGRNLSQLWNIPCIGLDSLEIYANYYYMKLITEENNFKSKILVLLDGKMNKYFGRVIDSEIDGPTVDCSLEKYTSELGGSFWNEYRVFSHTPLSHLHQLFSLDYPGLKGILATKPGYFNNINIKDNNYLNLQPNYMRGTYVDK; this is encoded by the coding sequence ATGAAATTTATTTACTGGGACACTACAACGGAATGGATCGTGATTGAGATCTGGGAAGAAATTGATGGCAATCACAATCTGCTTTATGAATCCAAGAATTTTTCACCTCGCGCAGCAAGTCACTCCCTGATTTTAGATATTCAGACAGCTCTAAGAGCATGTCAAATTTCTCAACCTGATTTTATAGTCGTAGCAACGGGTCCTGGATCCTTCACAGGAATACGTATAGCCGTTTCTGCCGGACGTAATCTCTCGCAACTCTGGAATATTCCATGTATTGGTTTGGATAGCTTAGAAATATATGCTAACTACTACTATATGAAACTCATTACTGAGGAGAATAATTTTAAGTCTAAAATTCTTGTCCTCTTAGATGGCAAAATGAATAAATACTTTGGCCGAGTAATTGACTCTGAGATTGATGGACCAACAGTTGATTGCAGTTTAGAGAAATATACGTCTGAACTTGGAGGATCTTTTTGGAATGAATATCGTGTTTTCTCTCATACGCCTCTTTCACATTTACATCAACTTTTCTCTCTAGACTATCCGGGATTAAAAGGTATTCTGGCTACAAAACCTGGATATTTTAATAATATCAATATTAAGGATAATAATTATCTTAATCTACAACCCAATTATATGAGGGGAACTTATGTAGATAAATAA
- the tsaE gene encoding tRNA (adenosine(37)-N6)-threonylcarbamoyltransferase complex ATPase subunit type 1 TsaE: MIKKYKSIHLSHLQELTKSIIQDNPNWFNWSIPYSTFLLSGDMGAGKTTFIRNLLQSLGVKETINSPTFSLMNQYNLSAEKSIYHFDLYRIHQASELEDLEFEEVWGKLGICFVEWWQKVGDIFPYPRIYINIEIDSFETRTISFEFVSK; encoded by the coding sequence TTGATCAAGAAATATAAATCTATACACCTCTCTCATTTACAAGAACTCACTAAAAGTATAATTCAAGACAATCCCAATTGGTTCAATTGGTCGATTCCTTATTCTACCTTTCTATTGAGTGGAGATATGGGTGCTGGTAAAACTACTTTTATCAGAAATCTCCTTCAATCTTTGGGAGTGAAGGAAACAATTAATTCACCGACCTTCTCTTTGATGAACCAATACAATCTGTCGGCAGAAAAATCCATATACCATTTTGATTTATATAGAATCCATCAAGCCAGTGAACTTGAAGATTTAGAATTCGAAGAAGTATGGGGAAAGCTAGGAATTTGTTTCGTTGAGTGGTGGCAAAAAGTTGGAGATATTTTCCCTTATCCAAGAATTTATATTAATATAGAAATTGATTCATTTGAGACAAGAACGATCAGCTTTGAGTTTGTTAGCAAGTAA